One segment of Rubidibacter lacunae KORDI 51-2 DNA contains the following:
- a CDS encoding EF-hand domain-containing protein: MSASFEIPDAAKELVPAEKLAKIVSNFADIDRDGDGRVTLDEYLDHMLAEHRARLLHKFQYLDTDGDGTIAFEEFLTATESSYAVLKKFRECDLDGDGLLDYEEALRAAEILDLPYSSDDIKAALERRADLDRDGKVTYDEYFGLIVRYGFQ; encoded by the coding sequence ATGAGTGCCAGTTTCGAGATTCCTGACGCTGCAAAGGAGTTAGTCCCCGCTGAGAAACTTGCCAAGATTGTCAGCAACTTCGCCGACATCGATAGGGATGGTGACGGACGAGTCACTTTAGACGAATACCTCGACCATATGCTCGCGGAGCATAGGGCGAGGCTGTTGCACAAGTTTCAATATCTCGATACCGACGGCGATGGCACGATCGCTTTTGAAGAATTCCTAACGGCAACCGAGTCTAGCTATGCAGTACTTAAAAAGTTCCGCGAGTGCGATCTCGATGGCGATGGTTTGCTCGATTATGAAGAAGCATTGCGAGCTGCTGAGATTTTAGATCTCCCTTACAGTAGCGATGACATTAAAGCCGCTCTCGAAAGACGTGCAGACTTAGATCGCGATGGGAAGGTAACATACGACGAGTATTTTGGGTTAATCGTTCGCTACGGATTTCAATAG
- a CDS encoding RNA-guided endonuclease InsQ/TnpB family protein, which produces MELLLTLVCKLDPTPEQSAKLDRSLQAFAAACNYVHAAVDPRVVNKVRIQAQVYHTIRACFGLNANLAVRVCARVAANRKTARDRGHRVKTFRPTSADYDQRIFAFREVDNRVSLSTVEGRERIVLAPMGDYQRDRLRGRNPTSAQLCQHRDGLFYIHIQVKSDAPAPHRSRDVLGVDLGRADIAVTPAGESWSGQEIRAKRDRFNRTRASLQRKGTKGAKGAKRLLKRLSGAEKRYQRWLNHHISKQIVETAKSSGVAVALEDLKGIRDRTNRQRRTKTERRRANSWAFYQLRQFVAYKALGAGVEVVCVNPRYSSQTCHQCLHIHPERSQSYRSGKRYECGHCGWKGNADYNGAQMIRLLGVALVSPPERARLSCSLHVNSSVVRKLPA; this is translated from the coding sequence ATGGAACTGCTTCTAACCCTCGTTTGCAAGCTCGACCCTACCCCGGAGCAGTCGGCAAAGCTCGACCGCTCTCTGCAGGCGTTCGCTGCCGCTTGCAACTACGTCCATGCTGCTGTTGACCCCAGGGTTGTCAACAAAGTGCGCATCCAAGCTCAGGTCTACCACACGATTCGCGCTTGCTTCGGGTTGAACGCCAACCTGGCGGTGCGCGTTTGCGCTCGCGTGGCAGCTAACCGCAAGACCGCTCGGGACCGAGGGCATCGGGTTAAGACCTTCAGACCGACTTCCGCTGACTACGACCAGCGCATCTTCGCCTTCCGCGAAGTTGACAATCGGGTGAGTCTGTCCACTGTCGAGGGGCGCGAGCGCATCGTTCTGGCGCCCATGGGAGACTACCAGCGCGACCGGCTGCGCGGTCGGAACCCCACGTCGGCGCAGCTTTGCCAACACCGCGACGGGCTGTTCTATATCCACATCCAGGTGAAATCTGACGCTCCCGCTCCCCACCGCAGTCGCGACGTATTGGGGGTGGACTTGGGGCGTGCGGACATTGCCGTCACCCCCGCAGGCGAGAGCTGGTCGGGGCAGGAGATTCGCGCAAAACGAGACCGGTTCAATCGCACGCGAGCATCGCTGCAACGGAAAGGCACGAAAGGGGCGAAAGGGGCGAAACGCCTGCTGAAACGGCTGTCGGGAGCAGAGAAGCGCTACCAGCGGTGGCTGAACCACCACATCAGCAAACAAATCGTTGAAACTGCGAAGTCGTCCGGTGTCGCCGTGGCGCTGGAAGACCTGAAGGGCATCCGCGACCGCACGAATCGGCAGCGTCGCACCAAAACGGAGCGCCGTCGTGCGAACTCGTGGGCATTTTATCAGCTCCGGCAGTTTGTGGCGTACAAAGCACTGGGTGCGGGGGTCGAAGTCGTGTGCGTCAACCCGCGATATTCCAGCCAGACCTGCCATCAGTGCCTGCATATCCATCCCGAGCGAAGCCAGTCCTATCGCTCTGGGAAACGGTACGAGTGCGGGCATTGTGGGTGGAAAGGCAACGCCGACTACAACGGTGCACAGATGATTCGATTGCTTGGGGTGGCTCTTGTAAGCCCACCCGAACGCGCGCGCTTGTCGTGTTCCCTACACGTCAACTCCAGCGTAGTGCGAAAGCTCCCGGCTTGA
- a CDS encoding DUF3352 domain-containing protein, with amino-acid sequence MSRITRLAVTALGVVAIAAGGVYAYFRFVGGRELTLAAGAELVPADATVVTHVQTSEQAWSQFARFGTPEVHQLFAENVQQWGQENLSDTELDYQTDIAPWLGNVMFAALPAADAIPTGENFVAIVGIRNKLKALDFVEGFKDSNDIVSTEKRDYQGIEITSFETAEGDTANAAFIEQFIVFSPDGTVLERVIDTFRGEPSLATTAEKNAFLGDDLGLQQPLAQLYLADLTALLRDASGNLPSDLSPEVLESLEAIESIAVGVGLEDLGLRVRALAAVDPEWVAQVQTNTSDNKLLERLPANTLAVLNGEGLVQGWQNANVQAESDPQAQQALDAARQLVRNNLGLDLDREVFGWMDGEFAFAIVAPDAPFEPQLGLGGVLMLETSDRATSEKALAQVDTLVGLPFIRQRQTTVGSTEVTEWLVPTEQQPVATRGWLQDDLMVWAIAMPFAEITGVTEPDSLAGSKAFQEVAGALPTPNFGYAFINVTAVRDRLNALPQTPLQQLPPEALAITESVRALGLTASQPQPDRSQLDILVTLEANVQ; translated from the coding sequence ATGTCTCGCATTACTCGTTTAGCTGTAACAGCGCTCGGCGTTGTTGCGATCGCCGCTGGCGGCGTCTATGCCTACTTTAGATTTGTGGGCGGGCGGGAACTGACACTGGCTGCTGGAGCCGAACTCGTGCCGGCGGATGCAACGGTCGTTACCCACGTCCAAACGAGCGAGCAAGCTTGGTCGCAGTTTGCACGGTTTGGGACGCCCGAGGTACACCAGTTGTTCGCCGAAAACGTCCAGCAGTGGGGACAGGAGAATCTGTCCGACACCGAGCTCGATTACCAAACCGACATTGCCCCCTGGCTTGGGAATGTTATGTTTGCCGCGCTGCCGGCCGCCGACGCAATTCCGACTGGCGAAAACTTTGTTGCGATCGTCGGCATTCGCAACAAGCTCAAAGCTCTCGACTTCGTTGAAGGCTTCAAAGACAGCAACGATATCGTTTCCACAGAAAAGCGGGACTACCAGGGCATCGAAATCACTTCTTTTGAAACCGCTGAAGGCGACACCGCCAACGCTGCATTCATAGAGCAGTTCATCGTATTCTCGCCGGACGGAACGGTCCTCGAGCGCGTCATCGACACCTTCCGGGGAGAGCCGTCGTTGGCCACTACCGCTGAGAAAAATGCGTTCCTGGGCGATGATCTTGGACTGCAACAGCCGCTCGCGCAACTTTATTTAGCCGATTTGACTGCATTGCTACGCGACGCTAGCGGCAACTTGCCGTCGGACCTATCGCCCGAGGTTCTGGAGAGTCTAGAAGCAATCGAGTCGATCGCGGTTGGGGTCGGGCTTGAAGATTTGGGATTGCGCGTGCGAGCGCTTGCGGCCGTCGATCCAGAATGGGTCGCTCAAGTGCAGACAAACACCAGCGACAACAAACTTCTCGAGCGCTTGCCGGCCAATACGCTGGCTGTCTTAAACGGCGAGGGTTTGGTACAGGGCTGGCAAAACGCGAATGTCCAAGCTGAATCCGACCCGCAAGCCCAGCAAGCCCTCGACGCCGCACGTCAGTTAGTCCGCAACAATCTCGGGCTCGACTTAGACCGCGAGGTTTTTGGGTGGATGGATGGCGAGTTCGCCTTTGCAATCGTCGCCCCCGATGCACCGTTCGAGCCGCAGCTCGGTCTCGGCGGCGTGCTAATGCTTGAAACTAGCGATCGCGCAACAAGTGAGAAGGCCCTTGCACAGGTAGACACACTTGTCGGGCTCCCGTTTATTCGCCAAAGACAAACAACTGTCGGCAGCACTGAGGTAACGGAGTGGCTAGTGCCGACCGAACAACAGCCCGTAGCGACGCGCGGCTGGCTGCAAGACGACCTAATGGTATGGGCTATCGCTATGCCCTTTGCAGAAATTACTGGGGTAACCGAGCCCGATTCTCTAGCAGGGAGTAAGGCATTCCAAGAAGTTGCTGGTGCCCTACCTACCCCAAATTTCGGTTACGCCTTCATCAACGTGACGGCCGTCCGCGATCGTCTCAACGCCCTCCCTCAGACCCCGCTCCAGCAGTTACCGCCGG